The Mangifera indica cultivar Alphonso chromosome 12, CATAS_Mindica_2.1, whole genome shotgun sequence DNA window CTTGGTGTTGCTATGTAGGGATTTTTGAGAACATTTCTTGCAAAAGAAGAACAGCTGCATCTATAAATTGTTTATGCAACTCTGCCCACGGGAGATATTAACATGTATTAGATCTGAGAGGAAATCCAATTTTAATTCAGTTGGGAAAAAGGGTTTCAATGCTAAAAACTACAAAAATATAGCGATCAGAAAAAAGCTTAACGCTGACATATAAACATAGACCAAGTAATTCTTTGTACATCATGTATAGCTTGTCTAATAGAGATTCAAAACCCTAGCGTGCAAGAGATGAATATCTAAATTAcctgaaattaaaattggattttGATCTTcctaaaatacaaaattctaCTTCCCTCCACCTTAGTACTCATTGAAATGGATGGCACCGACTTTCCAGACAATGTAAGTTGTTGCAAACATCACTGTGCTGATGAAAACAAACGAGAAGGCAATAATAAACAGATCTGTGCCCCCTGGAAACTGGAAAGTTAGGCCTGGTTTTGGCAACCCTCTCTTGCTGTCATCCAACAAATTTAAAGGGGCCTCAGGAAGGcctgattttttctttttctttccccgATCACTTTCCTTCAAAGCATCTAATACTTTACTGCCCATTTCTGATTTAGAAGCCTTTGCTTCATTGTACCGGCTAAGAACACGGGCTGCCCTCAGTCTATCCCTAGCTGTTAGTGGTGATCTTTTTCGTGCAGATTGCACAATAGGAGATGATGACCCATCCTGCTTCTCATCTGAAGATACCACTGAACCATTAGAAGCCTCAGAGGCTTGAGGCCCAGAATCATCAAAACTGGTTTGGAGTGTGCTATTGACCTCATGAGAATCCAAAGACGAGGTGTTCACAGCTGAAACTTGATTTTCAGAAAATGATCCTTTTGAATCTCCAGAACTCTCTTTACTAGTTTTAGTGGCAAGACCATCTCCATCTGCAAGTGAAAGACACAAGCCCCATGTTCTTTTCCTTATGCTCAAGGGGGAAGTGAACTGGATCGGCCTTAGTGCAGCAGCTCTTATAGAAGATTTTGACACATGCTGGTATTTCAAAAGCAACATTTAATAAGGAAACACAATAGTAAATAATCAAGGGAAATAACAGTCACCAAGGTATgtcttgaaaaaattattttaaaacaatgtaTATCAACACAATAGCTTCTTATTGTGGTCTCTGGAACCTCTACATCCTTATCATGGTAAAAAACAAATTCTAGGACTCTTTAAAATCAGTTAGAAACTGACAAAATATATTCCATGATGCAGTATCTTTGTTTCCATTGGATGCAAGATACATCTT harbors:
- the LOC123193518 gene encoding uncharacterized protein LOC123193518, whose product is MAISLNSIVGFNAPHVSKSSIRAAALRPIQFTSPLSIRKRTWGLCLSLADGDGLATKTSKESSGDSKGSFSENQVSAVNTSSLDSHEVNSTLQTSFDDSGPQASEASNGSVVSSDEKQDGSSSPIVQSARKRSPLTARDRLRAARVLSRYNEAKASKSEMGSKVLDALKESDRGKKKKKSGLPEAPLNLLDDSKRGLPKPGLTFQFPGGTDLFIIAFSFVFISTVMFATTYIVWKVGAIHFNEY